A genomic window from Anthocerotibacter panamensis C109 includes:
- a CDS encoding oligosaccharide flippase family protein yields the protein MLKIIAAIASIQVVAILVSLLRSKLLAVLLGPEGMGVISVVDQVVQLIAQLSAFSLPFAALKFLSRSHSQGLAQFQQSYASLLKLLVFLTLGGTTVGLGLVLWHPEVLGADLLKYRHLLVLGILTVPTIALQGFLRHTLAAAQRTRSAAFLDSVIALTMLMALGTGVWLGGVEGFYWSALGAGVLLVVGILVYLRRTLDLPLFAGTSNLRREFQQNPDIVTFSLILYASAFLHPLAYFLARYGVLSHSGEAGAGLLQAALSLSSALALVLNPANGLYLTPILNRAIPKAEKIQAALEFQGKLVIALGAVAMPLVLFAPLLVVLLFAPSFAGAGQVVFLFVIAQCFLQLAGVYQALIIGMDDLKVYGVIVALGHLSFGVGAWFLAGHYGIAGVGCALIFSGLALFLLTLGQLTVRHELVLPRRLVVAMTYCLVALLGGGLLFHAYDPWQPLVMLSKLGFYLVFLVGLLGFLGRDEVQRLFGRGQALLLARARKG from the coding sequence ATGCTAAAAATCATTGCTGCTATCGCCTCGATTCAGGTGGTAGCAATTCTAGTGAGCCTCTTGCGCTCGAAGCTCCTCGCAGTGCTCTTGGGGCCGGAGGGGATGGGGGTCATCTCTGTCGTGGATCAGGTGGTGCAACTCATCGCCCAACTGAGTGCCTTCAGTCTGCCCTTCGCGGCCCTCAAATTTCTCTCGCGCTCCCACAGTCAGGGGCTTGCTCAGTTTCAGCAAAGTTATGCCAGCCTGCTCAAGTTGCTGGTCTTTTTGACTCTTGGGGGGACGACAGTAGGTCTAGGTCTAGTGCTCTGGCACCCGGAGGTTTTGGGGGCGGACCTCTTGAAATACCGGCACCTGCTGGTGCTGGGTATCCTCACAGTCCCGACGATTGCCCTCCAGGGCTTTTTGCGCCATACACTGGCGGCGGCTCAGCGCACCCGCTCCGCCGCTTTTTTGGATAGTGTGATTGCCCTGACGATGCTGATGGCGCTGGGTACGGGGGTCTGGTTGGGTGGGGTGGAGGGCTTTTATTGGAGTGCGCTGGGGGCGGGGGTACTCCTGGTGGTCGGGATATTGGTCTATCTCCGGCGGACCCTGGATTTGCCGCTTTTTGCAGGTACCTCCAACCTACGGCGGGAATTTCAACAGAATCCTGATATTGTCACGTTCTCGCTGATCCTCTATGCCTCGGCTTTTCTGCATCCTCTGGCCTATTTCCTCGCCCGCTACGGGGTGCTGTCGCATTCGGGGGAGGCGGGGGCGGGTCTATTGCAGGCGGCGCTCTCGCTGTCGAGTGCGCTTGCGCTTGTGCTCAATCCAGCCAATGGTCTCTATCTCACCCCAATCCTCAACCGCGCTATCCCTAAGGCTGAGAAGATCCAGGCGGCTTTGGAATTTCAAGGCAAGCTGGTGATCGCGCTGGGGGCGGTGGCGATGCCTTTAGTCTTATTTGCGCCTTTACTGGTGGTCCTGCTTTTTGCGCCGTCTTTTGCTGGGGCGGGGCAGGTGGTTTTTTTGTTTGTCATCGCTCAGTGTTTCTTGCAACTAGCCGGGGTCTATCAAGCGCTCATCATCGGCATGGACGACCTGAAGGTATACGGCGTGATTGTGGCGCTTGGGCATCTGAGCTTTGGGGTGGGGGCATGGTTTTTAGCTGGGCACTACGGGATTGCTGGGGTAGGGTGTGCGCTGATTTTTTCGGGATTGGCGCTATTTTTATTGACGTTGGGGCAGTTGACAGTGCGCCATGAGCTGGTTTTACCGAGGCGTTTGGTCGTGGCGATGACCTATTGTCTGGTTGCCCTTCTCGGTGGTGGGCTCCTCTTTCATGCCTATGACCCCTGGCAGCCCTTGGTCATGCTGAGTAAATTGGGTTTTTATCTGGTGTTTTTGGTGGGGCTGCTGGGCTTTTTGGGGCGCGACGAGGTACAGCGGTTATTCGGGCGCGGGCAGGCGCTGCTTTTGGCTCGGGCACGCAAGGGGTAG
- a CDS encoding glycosyltransferase family 10 domain-containing protein, translated as MTAPQDIALFIDPISRRFEQDGLFDLNNARLNGDNILAPYVYLRDWFQSRGVAVHTADRLMAGECVRACNIYIAMGTLERYQALVQRPDVVLSAFFALECPIVEPTIYRAISQVQDVFRRVFSFSDTDSLKPFTNRPLKVLPFQIPQSYASVRAGIWEREQRDFLVIINANKLPRVYYQELYTERQRAVEFFSRTREVDLYGVGWDQAPNRVGKTWLPYTVRAWQRQLWGQWLRLFPDPLLVAAQRVYRGSVDAKLETLGRYTFALCFENMVLKGWITEKIFDCFFAGTIPIYWGAPDITDYIPKECFIDRRDYADYADLRRFLKALEPSDIRRYRDAARAFLTSPGFRPFTQEAFVELIAGLVMQDTGLQL; from the coding sequence ATGACAGCCCCGCAGGATATAGCGCTATTTATTGACCCTATTTCGCGGCGCTTCGAGCAAGATGGGTTATTTGATCTCAACAATGCCCGACTCAACGGGGACAATATTCTGGCTCCTTATGTCTATCTCAGGGACTGGTTTCAAAGCCGGGGTGTTGCTGTCCATACCGCTGACCGACTCATGGCTGGGGAGTGCGTGCGCGCCTGTAACATCTATATTGCCATGGGTACTCTGGAGCGCTATCAAGCCCTAGTCCAACGCCCCGATGTAGTATTGAGCGCCTTTTTTGCTCTGGAGTGCCCCATTGTCGAGCCTACGATTTATCGGGCTATTAGCCAAGTGCAGGATGTCTTCAGGCGTGTCTTTTCTTTTAGTGATACGGATAGTCTCAAGCCTTTCACCAACCGCCCGCTCAAGGTTTTACCCTTTCAGATCCCACAGTCTTACGCGTCGGTTAGAGCAGGAATTTGGGAGCGCGAGCAGCGGGATTTTCTGGTCATTATCAATGCCAATAAGCTCCCCCGTGTCTATTACCAGGAACTCTACACTGAGCGCCAACGGGCGGTAGAATTTTTTAGCCGCACGAGGGAAGTTGATCTTTATGGCGTAGGCTGGGACCAAGCTCCCAATCGGGTGGGTAAAACCTGGCTGCCTTACACCGTGCGTGCTTGGCAGCGTCAGCTTTGGGGGCAATGGCTACGGCTGTTCCCGGACCCTTTACTTGTGGCGGCGCAGCGCGTCTACCGGGGGAGCGTCGATGCCAAGCTCGAAACTCTGGGGCGGTACACTTTTGCCTTGTGTTTTGAGAATATGGTGCTCAAGGGCTGGATTACCGAGAAAATTTTTGATTGTTTTTTCGCTGGAACCATTCCTATCTACTGGGGAGCCCCGGATATTACCGACTACATTCCCAAGGAATGTTTTATTGACCGGCGCGACTATGCGGACTATGCGGACCTGCGCCGCTTCTTAAAGGCTTTGGAGCCATCGGATATCCGCCGCTACCGGGACGCCGCCCGCGCTTTTCTGACATCCCCTGGCTTTCGCCCCTTTACTCAAGAGGCTTTTGTGGAATTAATTGCGGGCCTTGTTATGCAGGACACGGGACTACAACTATGA
- a CDS encoding NAD-dependent epimerase/dehydratase family protein: MTFWNGKRVLVTGGASFIGSHLVDKLVTLGAQVRVADDLSSGRLENLHESLKSIELHQGDLRDRDFTRTAMMGSEVVFHLAACHGGRGFIDTHPADCASNLVLDGMVIDQAWRSGVERVCFASSACVYPVGLQAAPVAGKTTYLKEEWANPFKEGCAHSDGEYGWAKLMGEMTLQAYYKQYGLKSVSCRLFTAYGERENETHAVIALIAKAFVRMDPYEIWGDGQQDRNFTYVGDIVDGMIRAAECVEDASAVNIGTAEHIKIIDAVRLIFDLTGFTAKALSFDTTKPVGVYSRAADLTRTRERLDWEPGTSFAEGLERTIRWYYSTRNLEKVSAQLGVLLTER, encoded by the coding sequence ATGACCTTTTGGAATGGCAAGCGTGTTCTAGTAACGGGTGGTGCCTCTTTTATCGGCAGCCATCTGGTGGATAAGTTGGTGACCCTTGGTGCTCAGGTTCGGGTCGCCGATGATCTTTCAAGCGGCAGGCTAGAAAACCTACACGAAAGCCTTAAGAGTATTGAGTTACACCAAGGCGACCTCCGGGACAGGGATTTCACCCGTACCGCCATGATGGGAAGCGAGGTTGTCTTCCATCTGGCAGCTTGTCACGGAGGAAGAGGGTTTATCGACACCCATCCGGCTGATTGTGCCTCCAATTTGGTGCTCGATGGCATGGTTATTGATCAAGCTTGGCGCTCAGGCGTTGAGCGGGTTTGCTTTGCAAGCTCTGCTTGCGTTTATCCTGTTGGTCTGCAAGCTGCTCCTGTAGCGGGAAAAACTACTTATCTCAAAGAGGAGTGGGCCAATCCCTTCAAAGAAGGATGCGCTCATTCGGACGGAGAGTACGGTTGGGCCAAGCTCATGGGGGAGATGACCTTACAGGCTTACTACAAGCAGTATGGGCTCAAATCAGTATCTTGCCGTTTGTTCACCGCTTATGGGGAGCGCGAGAATGAAACGCACGCTGTCATTGCCCTCATTGCTAAGGCATTTGTCCGCATGGACCCCTACGAGATCTGGGGGGACGGGCAGCAAGACCGCAACTTCACCTACGTTGGGGACATTGTAGATGGGATGATCCGGGCGGCTGAGTGCGTTGAAGATGCTTCCGCCGTGAATATCGGCACTGCTGAACATATCAAGATTATTGATGCAGTAAGGCTGATTTTTGACTTGACGGGTTTTACTGCTAAAGCGCTTAGTTTCGATACCACTAAGCCTGTCGGGGTCTACAGTCGGGCTGCTGACCTAACGCGTACCCGTGAACGGCTGGACTGGGAACCGGGGACGAGCTTTGCCGAGGGACTGGAGCGGACTATCCGCTGGTACTACAGCACCCGCAACCTAGAGAAAGTCAGTGCCCAACTGGGCGTTTTGCTCACTGAGCGCTAA
- a CDS encoding class II aldolase/adducin family protein, whose protein sequence is MQLLTRSHPAMPEPPVFEQLADARRHLKERLAAAFRLFALYGYDEGIAGHITVRDPEQPDHFWVNPLGVYFGHIRVRDLLLVNAEGEVVAGDRPVNRAAFTIHSQIHAARPEVMASAHAHALHGKAWASLGRKLDPLTQDACAFYEDHGLFEDYTGVVLDLCEGRRIAEALGPHKAVILRNHGLLSVGGSVDEAAYWFITMDRCCHAQLLAEAAGHPLPIPEEQARLAHTQVGNPYSGWLGFQPLYQRIVHEQPDLLEN, encoded by the coding sequence ATGCAGCTTCTCACGCGCTCCCATCCCGCCATGCCCGAACCACCAGTCTTCGAGCAGCTTGCCGATGCACGCCGTCACCTGAAGGAGCGGTTGGCGGCAGCATTTCGCCTGTTTGCGCTCTATGGCTACGACGAGGGTATCGCCGGACATATCACCGTCCGCGACCCCGAGCAACCGGACCACTTTTGGGTCAATCCGCTTGGCGTTTACTTTGGGCATATCCGGGTACGTGACCTCCTTCTGGTCAACGCCGAAGGCGAGGTCGTCGCGGGGGACCGACCCGTGAACCGGGCCGCGTTTACCATCCACTCCCAGATCCACGCCGCCCGACCCGAAGTGATGGCCTCCGCCCACGCCCACGCCCTGCACGGCAAAGCCTGGGCTAGCCTCGGGCGCAAACTCGACCCCCTCACGCAGGATGCCTGTGCCTTCTACGAAGACCATGGTCTGTTTGAAGACTACACCGGCGTGGTACTTGATCTGTGCGAAGGGCGGCGCATCGCTGAAGCCCTCGGTCCACACAAAGCCGTCATCCTCCGCAACCACGGACTGCTAAGCGTCGGGGGTAGTGTCGATGAAGCTGCCTATTGGTTCATCACGATGGACCGCTGCTGTCATGCTCAACTGCTCGCCGAAGCGGCTGGTCATCCCTTGCCCATACCAGAGGAACAGGCGCGGCTCGCCCATACCCAAGTCGGCAATCCCTATAGTGGCTGGCTCGGTTTTCAGCCTTTGTACCAACGGATTGTGCACGAACAGCCCGATCTGCTAGAAAACTAG
- a CDS encoding aspartate carbamoyltransferase catalytic subunit, translating to MGWQRRHILGLRDFTPEEYELVLKTTHTFQGVLARQNWKVPTLSGKIVVNLFFESSTRTRSSFELAAKGLSADVLNFDPGTSSLTKGETILDTARTYCAMGVAILIVRHREPGVPHLIAQDVDRRGVRVFNAGDGQHEHPTQGLLDLYTLCHALNPDAPHPSLLEGKKVVIVGDILHSRVARSNLWALQRCGAQVHLAGPATLVPKGFTELGATVHHRLDTALSGAHFVMALRIQQERIDQQLIPSLREYHRLFGLNHERLRLCAPSVKFLHPGPTNRDVEVTSELMDDPDFSLIDRQVTTGLALRMALLYLLGGGKP from the coding sequence CTGGGCTGGCAGCGGCGGCATATCCTCGGACTACGGGACTTCACCCCTGAGGAGTACGAGCTTGTGCTAAAGACGACCCACACCTTCCAGGGAGTCCTCGCCCGCCAAAACTGGAAAGTCCCCACCCTCTCCGGGAAGATTGTCGTCAACCTCTTCTTTGAGAGTTCGACGCGCACCCGCTCTAGCTTCGAGTTGGCAGCCAAGGGGCTTTCGGCAGATGTGCTCAACTTCGATCCTGGAACCTCCTCGCTCACCAAGGGCGAGACGATCCTCGATACCGCTCGGACCTATTGCGCGATGGGAGTCGCCATCCTCATCGTGCGCCACCGCGAACCGGGCGTCCCACACCTCATCGCTCAGGATGTAGACCGGCGCGGTGTCCGGGTCTTTAATGCCGGGGACGGACAACACGAACACCCGACGCAGGGATTACTCGACCTCTACACGCTCTGCCACGCCCTCAATCCCGACGCCCCCCATCCCAGCCTCCTGGAGGGGAAAAAAGTCGTCATCGTTGGGGATATCCTGCACTCAAGGGTCGCCCGTTCCAACCTCTGGGCACTCCAGCGCTGCGGGGCACAGGTCCACCTCGCAGGACCGGCGACTTTGGTTCCCAAGGGCTTCACCGAATTGGGGGCCACGGTCCATCACCGGCTCGATACCGCGCTGAGCGGGGCGCACTTCGTCATGGCCCTGCGTATCCAGCAGGAGCGCATCGACCAGCAGTTGATCCCCAGCCTGCGCGAATATCATCGTCTCTTCGGCCTCAACCATGAGCGCCTCAGGCTCTGCGCCCCCTCCGTCAAATTCCTGCACCCCGGCCCCACTAATCGGGATGTAGAAGTGACCTCGGAATTGATGGATGACCCCGACTTCAGCCTCATTGACCGCCAAGTGACTACAGGGCTCGCCCTGCGTATGGCCCTGCTCTACCTCCTAGGCGGCGGGAAGCCCTAG
- a CDS encoding HAD family hydrolase gives MHEIIAVIFDFDDTLAPDTTSGFITKHGIHAEEFWLKQVNPLYANDWDPVPAYLYKMIEAGKSGLLPLSKSELEKWGTEAPLHEGTETIFRRLRTTVEDVNPKATLEFYVISSGIGDILRSTEIATEFKDIWASELHYREDGLAEFPRKVISFTDKTRYLFHIQKGLIGKLSRGKPLDVNQKFGLEDLRIPFSNMIFVGDGLTDVPCFSLLTKEKGMAVAVYDRKHVQKWERAYQFIAEKRVSTLYSANYSEGSDLSNFLVMAVRNLAERIAVSKSAFRV, from the coding sequence ATGCACGAAATAATCGCTGTAATTTTTGACTTCGATGACACCCTTGCACCTGATACCACATCAGGTTTCATAACAAAGCATGGCATTCATGCTGAAGAGTTCTGGCTAAAGCAGGTGAATCCGCTGTACGCTAACGATTGGGATCCGGTTCCAGCATATCTATACAAAATGATCGAGGCAGGAAAATCAGGCTTGCTCCCACTCTCCAAAAGCGAACTTGAAAAATGGGGCACTGAAGCACCATTGCATGAAGGAACTGAAACCATTTTCCGGCGGCTTCGCACTACTGTAGAGGACGTAAACCCCAAGGCTACGTTAGAATTTTATGTAATAAGTAGCGGCATTGGTGATATACTCCGTAGTACGGAAATCGCTACAGAGTTTAAAGATATTTGGGCTTCAGAGTTGCATTACAGAGAAGATGGTCTTGCTGAATTTCCAAGGAAAGTCATAAGTTTTACTGACAAAACTAGATATTTATTTCATATCCAAAAAGGACTCATTGGAAAACTATCACGCGGCAAGCCATTGGATGTAAACCAGAAATTTGGCCTAGAAGACCTTCGCATCCCTTTTTCAAATATGATCTTTGTGGGTGACGGCCTAACCGATGTTCCATGTTTTTCACTCCTGACTAAAGAAAAGGGAATGGCAGTCGCTGTTTATGATCGAAAACATGTTCAGAAATGGGAACGAGCTTATCAATTTATCGCTGAGAAACGAGTGTCAACACTCTATTCTGCAAACTACAGTGAAGGAAGCGACCTTTCAAATTTCTTAGTCATGGCGGTACGCAATCTTGCAGAGCGAATTGCTGTATCAAAATCAGCGTTCAGAGTATGA
- a CDS encoding CPBP family intramembrane glutamic endopeptidase — MQRTNFVVVWTILIASLILTSLLGSFLQPARQKSLALTTEDLQLQLLWLKDDPEYGSLVQKLLPEDPIAATRDRYREGYQEAGAKEDLTDLRLKLGLLAAKSGQTQQALALWAKAGTPGQVLTGLYGQPPHLLPNSEAILRKALQGWYQQEGLTDLYRLQGQALPGRKAAQQELARHTLFRLVGVNGFQVVATLLGLVLLIREGWLWAAKKRTWKQSWSVPWTLTDATLVVVGWLTASFMLAFVLRDFGTPLLDRLIPAPDLKLAVFVFLSKALDTLVALALFGWWIGRAHPRAEILRLRVQGLSWGVGAYLAVLPLVWSAALLTQGLVKGGGGNPLLSVIQQSQNPWAGVLLFVTVALLAPISEELLFRGLLFSGFTTVMSAPWAMVASGFIFGAIHQSAAEFLPLSVLGIVLAYSYYRTRNLAVPLLLHICFNSVTFGTLLLLGGA, encoded by the coding sequence ATGCAGCGCACCAATTTTGTAGTTGTTTGGACGATCCTGATTGCCAGCCTCATCCTTACGAGCCTGTTGGGCTCCTTTTTGCAGCCTGCTCGCCAGAAGAGTCTTGCGCTCACGACCGAAGACCTACAACTACAGCTACTCTGGCTCAAGGATGACCCCGAGTATGGGAGTTTAGTCCAAAAACTGCTCCCTGAAGACCCGATCGCCGCCACTCGGGACCGCTATCGCGAGGGGTATCAGGAGGCCGGAGCCAAAGAAGACCTGACCGACCTGCGGCTAAAACTCGGATTGCTTGCAGCCAAATCCGGCCAGACCCAACAGGCGCTGGCGCTTTGGGCCAAAGCAGGAACCCCTGGACAGGTCTTGACCGGGCTTTACGGTCAACCACCCCACCTGTTGCCCAACAGCGAAGCCATCCTCCGAAAGGCATTGCAGGGCTGGTATCAGCAAGAGGGCCTGACGGATCTCTACCGCCTCCAAGGTCAGGCACTCCCCGGACGCAAAGCTGCCCAACAGGAACTGGCACGCCATACGTTGTTTCGATTAGTTGGGGTCAACGGTTTCCAGGTTGTTGCGACCCTCTTGGGTTTGGTGCTGCTCATCCGCGAGGGCTGGCTGTGGGCAGCTAAGAAGCGCACATGGAAGCAATCCTGGTCTGTGCCCTGGACCTTGACCGATGCGACTTTAGTCGTGGTGGGTTGGCTTACGGCCTCTTTCATGCTTGCCTTTGTCCTGCGCGATTTTGGTACACCGCTCCTCGACCGCCTCATCCCTGCTCCAGATCTGAAGCTGGCTGTCTTTGTCTTCTTGAGCAAAGCGCTGGATACGCTGGTTGCGCTGGCTCTTTTTGGGTGGTGGATAGGGCGGGCTCATCCGCGTGCTGAAATCCTGCGGCTGCGGGTACAGGGTTTGAGCTGGGGCGTGGGAGCTTATCTGGCTGTCTTGCCCTTGGTCTGGAGCGCGGCTCTTCTCACCCAGGGGTTGGTCAAGGGCGGGGGCGGGAATCCTTTACTTTCCGTTATTCAACAGAGCCAAAACCCATGGGCTGGAGTACTTCTCTTCGTGACGGTCGCCCTGCTAGCCCCGATATCTGAGGAGTTGCTCTTTCGGGGGCTCCTCTTCTCGGGGTTCACCACCGTCATGTCAGCCCCTTGGGCGATGGTGGCCTCTGGGTTTATCTTTGGGGCGATCCACCAAAGCGCGGCAGAGTTTTTGCCCCTTTCGGTCTTGGGTATCGTCCTTGCTTATAGTTACTACCGGACGCGTAATCTGGCTGTCCCCCTCCTTCTGCATATCTGCTTCAATAGCGTGACTTTTGGCACCCTACTCCTCTTGGGCGGAGCCTGA
- a CDS encoding glycosyltransferase family 2 protein, which produces MSIQGAVASPLRLTVQVPPFLSIVIPVYNGGAAFVDCLLSIKCSTFTDWELIVVDDSSEDKSALLAEELGAILLYTGGRLGPGAARNLGAQAAQGLYLCFVDADCEVLPETLTNLVQTLKFHPEIDALFGSYDDQPKALNLVAQYKNLFHHYVHQHGNEDASTFWTGCGTIRRALFLSLGGFDVERYQRPSIEDIDLGYRIKQAGGKICLAKNVQVKHHKAWTLFGLIKTDVLDRGIPWTRLMLSRKFFSKDLNLETRSRVSVVAIYLLLLSLGVGVVFRPGLGLALALGLALLGLNQDVYGFFWRKRGVFFTLGVIPLHWLYYFYSGIAFTSGLILHQVDQTVAKSRGAGVKQKPTGPQL; this is translated from the coding sequence GTGTCTATACAGGGTGCGGTCGCTTCCCCCCTGAGGTTGACGGTGCAAGTCCCCCCTTTTCTGTCTATCGTGATCCCAGTCTATAACGGCGGTGCCGCCTTCGTAGACTGTTTACTCTCGATCAAGTGCTCTACGTTCACCGACTGGGAGCTGATCGTCGTAGACGATAGTTCTGAGGACAAGTCGGCTCTTTTGGCGGAAGAACTGGGGGCAATCCTCCTCTACACCGGGGGGCGACTGGGTCCCGGAGCAGCCCGCAACCTAGGAGCCCAAGCAGCTCAGGGGCTGTATCTGTGCTTTGTGGATGCAGATTGTGAAGTCCTGCCCGAGACCCTCACCAATCTGGTCCAAACCCTGAAGTTTCACCCAGAAATTGATGCGCTCTTTGGCTCCTACGACGACCAGCCGAAGGCCCTCAACCTCGTTGCTCAGTATAAAAATCTCTTTCACCACTACGTCCACCAGCACGGTAACGAAGACGCTTCGACCTTCTGGACCGGATGCGGGACGATCCGCCGCGCCTTATTTCTCAGCCTTGGTGGTTTTGATGTGGAGCGCTACCAGCGCCCGAGCATTGAGGACATCGACCTTGGATACCGCATCAAGCAGGCAGGGGGCAAGATCTGTCTGGCGAAAAATGTCCAGGTCAAGCACCACAAAGCCTGGACGCTCTTCGGGCTCATCAAAACGGATGTCCTGGATCGGGGCATCCCTTGGACCAGGCTCATGCTCAGCCGTAAGTTTTTCAGCAAAGACCTCAATCTGGAGACCCGTAGCCGCGTCAGTGTCGTGGCGATCTATCTGTTGTTGCTCAGCTTGGGGGTAGGGGTGGTCTTCCGACCAGGATTGGGGCTGGCGCTGGCCTTGGGGTTGGCACTGCTGGGGCTCAACCAGGATGTGTACGGATTTTTCTGGCGCAAGCGGGGGGTGTTCTTTACCCTCGGGGTGATTCCCTTGCACTGGCTCTACTACTTCTACAGCGGCATTGCTTTTACCTCTGGCCTGATTTTGCATCAGGTAGATCAAACCGTGGCTAAATCTAGGGGAGCTGGAGTCAAGCAAAAACCAACCGGCCCTCAACTCTAA
- a CDS encoding glycosyltransferase family 2 protein, whose amino-acid sequence MKTSYPLVTICVPTYNNAGYLVQSLSSILGQSYRHIEVLVGDDASTDTTAQVVQSFTDERLHYFRNPVNLGQFENVNTLVKRAKGKYVAVYHSDDLYTPQIVEKEAAFLEANPRAGAVFALDWRIDSQGQMLGETQLLPGATPRVCLSLKEVLAVLLRYKNRLLRGPTFMGRAQIFEQVGYFCEDYDIAGDLEMWLRILTVYPIGILDEPLMYYRHSSTQVSSRYNYLRTFEEHFFTILDCYLPQAGDLSAVDSEGMAEYAFHRLDDTTFRAANAVLRGDTALARRLLDHPFPWTSLYPLRRRKLRVLLLRLLMAVGLRSGMQRLLCMFLTWSEYEGSLKR is encoded by the coding sequence ATGAAAACTTCTTACCCCTTGGTCACCATTTGTGTCCCGACGTACAACAATGCGGGGTATTTAGTCCAAAGTCTGTCATCTATTCTTGGACAGTCCTACCGCCATATCGAGGTTTTGGTGGGGGATGATGCCTCGACGGATACAACGGCGCAGGTGGTCCAATCTTTTACGGATGAGCGGCTGCACTACTTTCGCAATCCGGTCAACTTGGGCCAGTTTGAAAATGTGAATACCTTGGTAAAACGAGCTAAGGGTAAATATGTCGCGGTCTACCATTCAGACGATCTCTATACCCCCCAAATTGTCGAAAAAGAAGCGGCCTTCTTAGAGGCTAATCCTCGTGCTGGGGCAGTTTTTGCCCTGGACTGGCGCATTGATTCCCAAGGGCAGATGCTGGGCGAGACTCAGCTCCTACCTGGGGCTACTCCTCGAGTGTGCTTGAGTCTTAAAGAAGTGCTAGCGGTTCTGCTCAGGTATAAAAACCGACTGTTGCGCGGGCCGACTTTTATGGGACGGGCGCAGATCTTCGAACAGGTGGGCTATTTCTGTGAGGACTACGATATTGCTGGGGATCTTGAGATGTGGTTGCGGATCTTGACGGTGTATCCCATCGGTATCCTCGACGAGCCCTTGATGTACTATCGGCACAGTTCGACTCAGGTTTCCTCGCGTTATAACTATCTGCGGACTTTTGAGGAGCATTTTTTTACTATCCTTGACTGTTACTTGCCACAGGCGGGCGACCTGAGTGCGGTTGATTCCGAGGGGATGGCTGAGTACGCTTTCCACCGTCTGGATGATACGACCTTTAGAGCAGCCAATGCGGTTCTGCGAGGCGATACGGCACTGGCGCGTAGGTTGCTTGACCACCCATTTCCCTGGACGAGCCTGTACCCTTTGAGGAGGCGCAAACTGCGGGTCTTGTTATTGCGTCTGCTGATGGCTGTTGGTCTGAGGAGCGGGATGCAGCGCCTCTTGTGCATGTTCCTGACCTGGAGTGAATACGAGGGGAGTCTCAAACGATGA
- a CDS encoding fatty acid desaturase: MKSQMRAHSPADQLALCGGLKRSEIIAVIPKACFECRVGRQLWAIATSLMALTGAELALWINPFPWLLPVLWFLAGTAAWGLFVIGHECGHGSFSTSRPLNYFFGHLLLTPLVYPFHSWRLLHDHHHAHTNSLEQDIDWRPVTPAVYRHLPPRPRAIYRLIRTSCWWAGTLHQWATMAFDLKNFPQEHQKEQVRFSIGWVVIFTLVFFPVLTLHLGVWGVVKYWLIPWLLGHAWFSTITLMHHTHPQVPFWVRQQWSPVMSNLASTIYCRYPRWLEFLVHDINVHIPHHMAPTIPFYHLRRAHCALRDHYPTLVREERFSGSLLWKVLSTCHLYDRRSGAYLAFPEGKTVL, translated from the coding sequence ATGAAGTCCCAGATGCGTGCGCATAGCCCCGCAGACCAGTTAGCCCTCTGCGGCGGGCTCAAGCGTTCCGAAATCATCGCTGTTATTCCTAAAGCATGTTTTGAGTGCCGGGTGGGTCGTCAGTTGTGGGCTATTGCCACCAGCTTGATGGCTCTGACCGGAGCAGAATTAGCGCTTTGGATCAACCCTTTTCCCTGGTTGTTGCCGGTGCTGTGGTTTCTGGCGGGGACAGCAGCCTGGGGATTGTTTGTGATCGGGCACGAGTGCGGTCACGGCTCATTCTCAACCTCCCGTCCCCTCAATTATTTTTTTGGGCATCTGCTGCTTACGCCCCTTGTCTATCCGTTTCATAGCTGGCGCTTGCTCCACGACCACCACCACGCCCATACCAACAGTCTGGAGCAGGATATTGATTGGCGGCCTGTAACCCCGGCGGTCTACCGCCATCTACCCCCCCGCCCACGCGCTATCTATCGGCTCATCCGAACCAGTTGCTGGTGGGCAGGAACCTTACATCAGTGGGCGACGATGGCCTTTGACCTCAAAAATTTTCCGCAGGAGCACCAAAAAGAACAGGTCCGCTTCTCGATAGGGTGGGTGGTGATTTTTACCCTGGTCTTCTTCCCAGTGCTCACGCTGCACCTCGGAGTCTGGGGGGTAGTCAAGTACTGGCTTATTCCCTGGCTGCTCGGTCATGCTTGGTTTAGCACGATTACCCTGATGCACCACACGCACCCGCAAGTCCCTTTTTGGGTCCGGCAGCAGTGGTCCCCGGTCATGAGCAATTTAGCTTCGACGATCTACTGCCGCTACCCACGCTGGCTAGAATTTCTCGTCCACGATATCAATGTCCATATCCCCCACCACATGGCCCCGACCATCCCTTTCTACCACCTACGCCGCGCCCACTGTGCCCTCCGCGACCACTACCCCACCTTGGTCCGGGAGGAACGATTTAGCGGGTCGCTGCTGTGGAAGGTCTTGAGCACCTGCCATCTCTATGACCGGCGCAGTGGAGCGTATCTTGCTTTCCCGGAAGGTAAGACGGTCCTTTAG